The genomic segment GAATATAAATTAAGAAAATTAAATGATATTTGTGTTCAGCATTTCAACTGGCTATGTCTGCTTCTCATCACACAATGTAATTACTACAAAGCGATTTACAACTCGATTTTACAACTCTTGCTTATatcaataaaaataataaattaaaGAACGAATGTTAACCAATTCAAGAGTAATACAAAAATGGAATAGTAACGTACATTTTATGGCAAATGTATTTCTAACACTCATTTCCCGAATATGTCCATCATTCTTCGGTTACTATATGCCTGCTGCACTAATTGCTCGTCTCGAGCCATTTCTAGAACTTCCCTCAGCAGATGGAACGTCAGGTCCAATGAGATCGGTGGCTCTTCGCCTGGCCAggtcctctttcctctctccatgGAATCATCCATCTGGTTAGCGTAGCTGTTCAGAAACCGACTGATGTTACCGACTTTACCTTGCAGAAGACGCTGCGTAAGCTGAAGTTGTAAAGCTCTGTTGACAGTTGTTGACGGCGCAGCAGCTCCAGGAGATGTATTCGACAAGGAGGACTGGGGCGAATTTTGATTGGAGTTGTCAAGCCGACTGAAGTACTCCTCTCCTAGTCTCAGAAGAATAGGGAGTTGCTGTTGCAGCTCTGCGGGAAGATTGTGGGATGGATCAAGTGCTCTACATTCATAGCGGGGTTGGAAGGCACCAAGTAGAGCCACAGCGGAAACGAAGACATTGAACTTCATCTCAGGAGATCAGGATGAATCTGAGAATGAAATATAGGCTCATTTTCATGAGGTTATAATGAGGTTCATAATCACAATTAAATTAATTAAAGCGAAGATACATGTTGAGTAGCCTAGGATGTAGGTGTCACTTTGACAAAACGTTTTAATTTATCTGTTTTGTATTTGCATTGATTACCAATTGAAATTGAAAAACTAAATAAAAGCAGTTGCTTATGTTGTAATTTCTTATTTAATTACAATATTGTATTATTAACTTTTATGTGAACTATTACCACCCCATCGAATAATAGTTAATACTGTATGAGTCAACAGTTAAGTACTACAATTTATGgtaaataggctacatttctaTCAATAATTATCTGCACACAACACCACAACTACTTCCATAAAAGAAACAAACAATTCAAGTTGTTGTCAAATACCTGAGTTTAACTGTGACAGAAGATGTTCCCCTGAAGTTGCAATGAAAAGGATATCCTCTTCTACAGTTCTTTTTCCTTCCAATGAACCTGCAACAGTGCGTTTTCAAAAAAGCATCGAAACAACACTTATATATCATAGACCTGAGGCCATGTCATCATGCTCTGACATGATAGTCTGCGCAAgcagaggcgtcatgcccataggggcacgtgccccctcagatttgtcctgtaatgcagggaaacttaaatccgttctacctaatttctaccagcatgttaaatgtgcaaccagaggaaaaaaaacttgAGACCACCTTTactacgcatacaaagctctccctcaccctccatttggcaaatttgtccataactctatcctcctgattcctgcttataagcaaaaactaaagcaggaagcaccagtgactcagttaataaaaaagtggtcagatgacgcagatgctaagctacaggactgttttgctagcacagactggaatatgttccaggattcttccgatagcattgaggagtacatcacatcagtcactggcttcatcaataagtgcattgatgacgtcttccccacagtgaccgtacgtacataccccaaccagaagccatggattacaggcaacatccgcactgagctaaagggtagagctgccgctttcaaggagcgggactctaacccggacgcttatgagaaatcccgctatgcccaccgatgaaccatcaaacaggcaaagagtgaATACAttactaagattgaatcgtactacaccggctctgatgctcgtcggatgtagcagggcttgaaaactattacagactacaaagggaagcacagccgcaagctgcccagtgacacaagcctaccagacgagctaaatcacttctatgctcgctttgaggcaagcaacactgaagcatgtatgagagcatcagctgttccggatgactatgtgatcacgctctccgtagccgatgtgagtaagacttttaagcaggtcaacattcacaaggccacagggacagacggattaccaggaggTGTACtttgagcatgcgctgaccaactggcaagtgacttcactgacattttcaacatgtccctgactgagtctgtaattccaacatgtttcaagcagaccaccatagtccctgtgcccaaggacactaagataacctgcctaaatgactaccgacccgtagcactcaagtctgtagccatgaagtgctttgaaaggctggtcatggctcacatcaacaccattatcccagagaccatagacccactccaatttgcataccgccccaacagatccacagatgatgcactctctattgcactccacactgccctttcccatctggacaagaggaacacctacgtgagaatgctgttaattgactacagctcagcattcaacaccatagtaccctcaaagctcatcactaagctaaggaccctgggactaaacccctccctctgcaactggatcctggacttcttgacgggccgcccccaggtggtaagggtaggtaacaacacatctgccacgctgatcctcaacattgggttccctcaggggtgcgtgctcagtcccctcctgtactccctgttcacccatgactgcatggccaggcacgactccaacaacatcattaagtttgccgacgaaacaacagtggtaggcctgatcaccgacaacgatgagacagcctatagggaggaggtcagagacctggccgtgtggtgccaggataacaacctctccctcaacgtgatcaagacaaaggagatgattgtggactacaggaaaaaaaagaggactgagcacgcccccattctcatcgacggggctgtagttgtcacggttcagacagacgacaagaggaccacaattgcgtcacaccagaaagtttatttaaacttaaggggaaagggatgtagggagtgagtgaaggctccaggggttatcccgtccgatgtgctgggtctgtgcctccccccagtggcagcgatgcgtccgatgacgccggtggttggtggtccagaagtcctgggggaggaaacacagacacaacggggcggaatgaaaccaggcagcagtacagttcaagggaaatccaaaatacgtagtagcaaggcagaaggctggtcggagttaccgggattgaagagtagtcaggagtcgtaatggcagaagcaggtctggatctcctgaggcagaagagtatccaaaaaccaggcaggtccggggtcacaaaaccagggtgagccagaagcgcgagcaaacaggttccgggtgtgagctttgcagacgatctgacaccggagagctgaaagacagggctataaatactgggagaggttagtgggtaatgcagcgcagc from the Coregonus clupeaformis isolate EN_2021a chromosome 14, ASM2061545v1, whole genome shotgun sequence genome contains:
- the LOC121580892 gene encoding corticoliberin-like; protein product: MKFNVFVSAVALLGAFQPRYECRALDPSHNLPAELQQQLPILLRLGEEYFSRLDNSNQNSPQSSLSNTSPGAAAPSTTVNRALQLQLTQRLLQGKVGNISRFLNSYANQMDDSMERGKRTWPGEEPPISLDLTFHLLREVLEMARDEQLVQQAYSNRRMMDIFGK